The genomic stretch CGATCCGCTCGCTGACCCGCTCGACCCTCAATCATGTCGCCCTCACCTGCATCGACGGGGCGCTGCATCACTACCTGGAAGATCTCGGCGTACAGCTGGAGCAGCCGATCACCATCCAGATGCCGGTATCGCTGCGTCGCGAAGGTGACGAAAAGGCAGGCAACCAGATCGGCATCGTGCTTGTTGACCTGGCACAGCGCACCACTGATCCCTACGTGCGGTTGCGCGAGATCGGTTTCACGCTGCGCAATGTGCGCAGCCAGGTTGACGGTGTGCCGCCGGGTTCAGTAATGCACTACACGCTGGCACTGGGTGTCTTCGCACAGCTGGCCGAGTTTTTGCGTCTTACCGATGTGTTGCCACCGGTTGGCAACACGCTGGTCTCTAATGTACCCGGGCCGAAAAAACCACTCTTCCTTGGCGATGCAGAAGTGGAGACTATCGTGCCGATCAGCACGCTGACCCCGGGCAACCGGCTCAACATCACGCTGTACAGCTACGCCGGTACGCTGTATTTCGGACTGGTGGGAACCGAAGAGCTCGGCGACCTGCAGTCACTTGCCGGACACATCGAGCGTGCTTTCGTCGAACTGGAACAGGCAGTGCAGACGCCGGCATCCGGTGGGCGCTGAGCCAATGCCGCAGATCACGCTGTTGGGATGGCTGCATACCGCTGCAGGCGGCTTTGCCATTATTGTCGGGGTCGTCGCGCTGATCCGGCACAAACTGCTGGCGAGCACAAACCTCGCCGGGCGTTTGTACCTGGCGGCGACATTGCTTACTGCAGTTACTGCGCTGGGTATATACCAGCACGGCGGCTTTGGCGTCGCCCATGCGCTCGCTGTCCTGACTTTGCTTGCCCTGGCAGCCGGATTTACTGCAGAAAGAACCAGCCTGTTTGGCGCTGCCGGACGCTTCGTGGCGCCGTTAAGCTACCTGGCGACGCTTTTGTTCCATGCCATTCCCGCCGTGACCGATGCGACATTGCGGCTGCCGGTCGGCGACCCGCTGTTGAACTCAATCGAAGACCCGCGCCTGAAGACTACCTATCTGGCTCTGCTGCTTGCATTCATCGTTGGCGCGATAGCACAGACACGCTGGCTCGCCCGCCAGGGTCGTGCGGCCCGCTGACGATATCCTGAATCAGTGCTCGACGTGTACGCGCGGATCGACACAACGCGCGTTGCCATCATTAACGAATAAAGTGTACTCGTAGTCGCCGGCTACGACGTAGTCCGGAACTTCGATACTGATTTCTTCGCGGTCGGAGTTATTGGTGCCGATGAGCCACGTGTTGGAAAGGTCTTTCGCCACGACCGAGACCGACCCAAATGGCCGCGGATCGCCACCAGGGTTATTCGGTGTTAGCTTGAAAACGAGTGTCGCGTTGCGATTGGCGCACACGTTTCGCGGCGCTACCGTCATGGCGTTGGGATTCGTATTGAAATTGACGCTGGGTGCGCTCGGCCCGCTCGCACCCGGGTTGCTGCAGTTCGCCGGTACATTGAGGATGTCGCATGTCGGCGACTGGATTCCGAGCTGGTTCATTTGTGGGCCATAGGTGGCACAACTGGCTAACAATACTGCGCCTGGGAGCCATAATATTCGCTTGTTCATCGATCTTCTCCTGCCGGGACACACCTGTACTGAGCATAGTCGAAAATTTCTATTCCGCCAGCGAGACCATTCGCTCAAAGCGCGCGTCGTGGCGCAAACTCCCGATGTTCGGGTCACCGGCCAGCAGGCGGGTTGAGTAACCCAGGTCAACGGCTGTCGAAAATGCTGCCAGAGCCGCCTTTTCGTCACCCAGCCGTGTATGCATCAGTCCGTCGATATAGTGGACATAGGGATCGTCCGCCGCCAGCGCTTTTGACCGCCCGATCAGCTCGGCCGCCCGCTCGTGCTGCCCCAGCGCGGTGCGGATCCAGGCAAGATCCATGAGAATAAGCGGATCATTGGGGTTAACACGCAATGCACTGTCGGCAAGCTGCGCGGCAATCTCATACTGCTGCCGTGCCGGCTGCGGCTGCTCAGCAACCCACAATGCGTCCGCCAGGTTGATGCGAGCAAGGTAATCATTTTCCTGCAGCTCCACAGCACGCTCGTGGTGCTCGATCGCCGCATCAAAATCACCCAGGTAATATTTCATCAACCCCAGATTACTGTAAGCACCCTTGGTCGGTTCGAGCGCGAGCACCCGTTCGAAGGCCTCTGCCGACTCAGCAAACCTGCCCTGCAGCATGTACGCGGAAGCGAGATTGCCCAACCCGCGCATGTCGCCGGGATCGAGGGCTACGACGTATTCGTATTGCCTGGCCGCTTCGGCAAAACGCCCGGTCTGAAAAAGAAAGACACCGAGAGTATTAAATGCATCGGCATTACCAGGATGAATATTTACAGCCTGCCGCAGGCTGGCTTCCGCATCTTCAGGCCGTTTCATGCGCTGATAGGTTCGACCCAGGCCAATCAGCGCATCGACACTCGATGGATCCTTTCGCAGTGCACGCTGGTACTGGGCCTCGGCATCGGCGTACTGGCCGGTCGAAACATACAAGTCGCCAAGTGCCGTGTGGACGATATCCAGGTTGGGGTTGAGCGCCAGCGCCGTGCTGCACGCTGCCTGCGCCTTTTCGATGTAGGACGAGTCGTCGACCTCAGTGTATCCCCTCACGTACGTAGCGCATCTGCCGGCGTGAGCAGCAGCGTATTCCGGGTCAACTTCCAGCGCCGCATCGAACCACCCGAGTGCCGCAGTGATACTGCCGATCGATGCCGGTCCTCGCGCCGTGTCGATGCCGCGGCGGTAAAGCACGTACGCGTCTACAGACGGATCGTCCTCGATATTCAGTGCAGCGGCCTGCACTTCCGGTGGCAGCGCCACCCGGACATTGGCAACCGTCAGGCTGGTAATTTCGTCGCGTACGTCAAAAAACGCGTCACGCGGCTTTTGGAACTGTCGGCCAAGCACATGAAAACCGGTTTCGGCGTCGATCATCTGCACCGCAACCCGCATCTCGTTGCCCGCCACTTCGACGCTGCCTTGCAGGTACAGCTGAACCCGCAGCCGTTCGCGCACCTGTTGAGATGAGCTGTTTGGAGACAACGAGTGTGAATCGCCACGCGCTGCAACGTGCAAACCGGGTACGCGCGACAGGCGGACAATTACATCTTCGGCAAGCCCGTTGGCGAATATACCGGTCTCTTCGCTGCCATCGATACTCAGGAAAGGTAAAACCGCGATTGAGTTTTCGACGATTGGTGGTGGCTCATAACTCAGCTTACGAACCTCTGGCACATCGGCACTGGGCAGCCCGATATTCCGGTCATAGATATACACGGCTACTGCCGCAATTCCCAGAGCAGCCAGCACTGACAGGTAGGTTCTGCCAAAACGCCGGCGACGTGCATCCACCGGAGACATCTTGTGCAAAATGGCCCGGCCATCGCGAAATTCCAGGTACCAGGAAAGCACCAGGGCAATCGGAAAACCGGCGATAACCAGCACTGTGACAAAAGTTGCTGCCCATCCTGGCAACAACAGGCGTTCGAACACGATATCGGCAACCTGTATCAGCAACCAGCCAACAACCATGTAGGCAATGGCCGTTTCCAGTACGCCGCGGCGCTTCAGGTTTTCCAGCAAGCCGATATCAGAAACCCGGACACCCTTCTCACTGCCGCCGATCACCGACGATGTGCTCTCCGTGACTGGCTCCGGGTCGACGAGCAAACGGTAGCCCCGCTTTGGCAGGGTCTGGATATAAGTCGGATCGTCGTGATGATCCTTGAGCGCGTGGCGCACATCACTGATTGCATGACTGAGCGCTTCATTGCTGCCGCCATCAGCGCCCCAGACCCGGTGCAAAAGAGTCTCGCGCGTCACCAGCTGGCCGGGATCACGCGCCAGGCAAACCAATACTTCCACTGCTTTTGGTGGCAGGTGCGCCGAGCCGGCGGGACCCGTCACCTGCCCGCGCAGCGGCTCGATCAGTACGTCACCCAGATAAAAACCACGCAGCAGCTCGGACGTCACTTATTAATCCCGTTCATGCAATTACATAATATATAGCTCAGTCCGGCAGAAAACCTGATTATTTGGTGAAATCTCGCCCGGACAGCATTGGCAGCCATTGCGATCCTGCGGCTGATCCCCGGCGCTGATAAAATGCGCGGCCTGATTTTGGGCTCCATGTCCGGTCGATCAAAGAATAATGAGGTAGTCGATATGCGGTTTTCAGGCCTGCTGATTGTGCTGTTGTTGATGAGCGGTTGCGGGAGTTCCGGTAGTAACCAGCTGGCTTCGTCGCAGCCGCCGAGCAATAACGCTCCTGTCGCCAGTGATGTTTCAGTGTCCACCCAGGCGGGAGCTGCTGTCAGCGGCACGCTGGCAGCGAGCGATCTGGACGGCGACTCACTGACGTTTGTATTAGTCCAAAGCCCGTCGAACGGAACGGTAAATCTAAGCGGTAGCGGTAACCGTGACTTCGAGTACACGCCCGACGGCGGATTTACCGGCAACGACTCCTTCACGTATAACGCCAATGATGGCATCGCCAATTCGAACACCGCTACCGTGACGATTACAGTCAACACGCCG from Gammaproteobacteria bacterium encodes the following:
- a CDS encoding tetratricopeptide repeat protein, yielding MTSELLRGFYLGDVLIEPLRGQVTGPAGSAHLPPKAVEVLVCLARDPGQLVTRETLLHRVWGADGGSNEALSHAISDVRHALKDHHDDPTYIQTLPKRGYRLLVDPEPVTESTSSVIGGSEKGVRVSDIGLLENLKRRGVLETAIAYMVVGWLLIQVADIVFERLLLPGWAATFVTVLVIAGFPIALVLSWYLEFRDGRAILHKMSPVDARRRRFGRTYLSVLAALGIAAVAVYIYDRNIGLPSADVPEVRKLSYEPPPIVENSIAVLPFLSIDGSEETGIFANGLAEDVIVRLSRVPGLHVAARGDSHSLSPNSSSQQVRERLRVQLYLQGSVEVAGNEMRVAVQMIDAETGFHVLGRQFQKPRDAFFDVRDEITSLTVANVRVALPPEVQAAALNIEDDPSVDAYVLYRRGIDTARGPASIGSITAALGWFDAALEVDPEYAAAHAGRCATYVRGYTEVDDSSYIEKAQAACSTALALNPNLDIVHTALGDLYVSTGQYADAEAQYQRALRKDPSSVDALIGLGRTYQRMKRPEDAEASLRQAVNIHPGNADAFNTLGVFLFQTGRFAEAARQYEYVVALDPGDMRGLGNLASAYMLQGRFAESAEAFERVLALEPTKGAYSNLGLMKYYLGDFDAAIEHHERAVELQENDYLARINLADALWVAEQPQPARQQYEIAAQLADSALRVNPNDPLILMDLAWIRTALGQHERAAELIGRSKALAADDPYVHYIDGLMHTRLGDEKAALAAFSTAVDLGYSTRLLAGDPNIGSLRHDARFERMVSLAE